TCACTTGATTAACAGCATTTTTTTCATATCCGTGAACACAGGAATATCTTTTTCATTCCGTACCATTATTTGATAAATGTAAATGCCGCTTGCCAAATCACTTTGGACATTTGACGTTTGACCTTTGACGTTAAAATCTACTTCGTAATATCCTGCTTCTTGTGTTTGATTAACCAAGACAGAAACAAGCTCTCCTTTGATATCATATACATAAAGTTTTACGTATCCTCTCTCTTTTAGTCTGTAACTTATCTTTGTTGATGGATTAAATGGGTTAGGGTAGTTTTGGTAAAGTCGGTAGTCTGAGATTGTTTGTTTGTTGTCGGTGATGGATGTTAGGATAAACCCAACTTCTTCGCTGGGTTCTGATTCGTTGCCTTGATTATCTATTGCTGTTAGTTTGTAGTAAATCTTTTCCAAGTAATCGGGAAGAAAATCAATTAAGTTATTTCTGTCTGTTGAAACAAAAAGGTTTGTGGAATCTATTATAAAGTTTTTTGTCGTATCCCTGTACACATTGTAGTGATTAAAATCTGCTTCTGTGTTTTTGTTCCAGGTTATCCCTACTGTTAAACTGTCAAGTGTTGCGTTTAAATTGACAGGAACACGTGGGGCTAAATCTAAATAGCTATAACTTTCTCCGTAAGGACCTCCGTAAAAACCGATGTCGCTTCTTGTTCCATCTTTATCGAAAATTAAAGGATCGCCTGCATCAATCATAGGAGAATATTTCTGAAGATGAAAATCTAAACTATCCTCGTTTACTAACATTGGATCTACTTCAAGATTTGTACTATCGGGTGTAAAATTATAATACCCATAATCGCAATTCCAAGCATTGTTAAAATAAATATTTTGTATCCCATCAGATAAATAATAGCCATTCTGTACTCCCAACACTATATTATTATTTACAATACTTTGTTCCGAGAACCAAATGCCGTAACCAAGATTGTTCGATACAATATTACAAACTGCTTGATCCGGAACTGCCCCAACAGAAATACCAACGTATGAATCTAATACGAAATTGTTATAAACTTGGCTTGTCCCCGAACTACCAGTAGATATGCCTTGGTTTATAGTAGAAGTCATTTCTATTAAATTATTAAAAATAATACCTCGACCTGCAAGGGCTGTGCTTATGCCGCTAGTTTTTATTTGAAATAAATAATTATTATAGATAGTATCGAGCACTGAAGTATCTAACCCAAATACGTCTATTCCATAACTAACATCTTCAATTATATTATTTTTAATTGTTAAAAAAGAATTATCACTGCTAATGCCATAACCAGCCATACTTATTTTGTTATTCATAATTTTCCCCTGAAAGTCTAAGGAATCTTCTGGTCCTGGTATTGACAAAATACCTGTATTCCCACCAATACTACTTCTAACTATTATATGGAAACCTTCGACTATACACTCATCTTTCATAGTAATAGCATTAAAATCACTAAATTGTGATATCGTTCTGGTATCTATAATGCAGCTATCAATTCCTGCTCCAATCATTGTTAAGCCGTGTATCATAGTAACTTTCTCGATGTAAGTGCCGTTGGCAACGTAAATGGTATCTCCAAACACGGAGATGTTAATGCACTCCATAATGCTATCGGCTGCGGTTTCCCAGGAGGTGTAGGGTGGGGTGCTGCTGCCGGTTGGGCTAACGTACCTGACGGTGGCGAGAGTAATGTACAATGTACAATTTACAATGTACAATGAAAGCAGGAGAAGAAGGAATATTTTTGTTTTCATAGAAGACCTCATTGTATTGAATTTATCCATTATCAAATTATAAAATATTTACAAAAATTACTTCAGTAATATCATCTTCTTCATATCTGAGAAAACGGGAATGTCTCCTTCGCCTTTTACCATTATTTGATAAATGTAAATGCCTGTGGCTATGTCACTGTAATATGGTCCCATCGGTACTTCATAACTATTTGCTCTTTCTCTTTCTTCTGTGTTGGGTTGAAATACTACTTCATAGTAGCCTTTATTCTGCCACTGATTTACAAGGGTTTTTACTAATTCTCCTTTTACATCATACACATAGAGTTTTACATATCCCGGCTCTTTTAATCTGTATGGAATTATTGTTGAGGGATTAAATGGGTTTGGATAATTACTTAACAGCCTAAATCCATCATCGCCTATTGGGGGATGTTCAGTCAATCCTGTTATTGTTACAGTTACTTCTTCACTCGGCTCTGATTGATTATTCTGATTGTCAAATGCTGTGAGTAAATAATAGTATTTTTTCTCTGTGTTTGTTATTGTGAGATTATCATAAAATAAAGTGTCGCTTGTAATTCCAACTATCTTTGTTGTGTCGTAAATAAAATTAGTTACCGTATCGCGGTAGATTCTGTAATGTGAAAAATCTGCTTCAGTGTTTTTATTCCACGTTAATTTTATTAACCCGTCTTCAACAACAGCAGTAAGATTATGCGGAGGACGGGGTGCTAAATCATTATAAGTGTAACTCCATCCGTAGGGACCTCCGTAGAGACCAATATCACTTCTGCTTCCATCCCGGTCAAGAATGTTTGGATCACCGGTGTCAATTAAAGGAGAAAACTTCTGTAAATGAAAGTTGTTACTGTCCGCACTTACTACCATTGGGTCAACGGAGAGGTTTGTGCTATCTGGAGTAAATCCACTATAATTGACGGGATTATTCCAGGAGTTGTTATATCTAAATATAGGATTTTGCTCGGGTTGAACAGTAAATCCTTTTAAACTGTTCATAACATTGTTATTTACAACCATATTGTAGTTTCCAGCAGTAATACCTGCAAAACTAAAATTACCAATTGTAAAATTATTATAATTAAAAGCTGGATCTACGAAATTGCTTATTCCAGTTCTAGCATATTCAGTAGTAACAGTGTTATTCTGAATCCATACTGTGTCAATATTGCCGCCGATAATACCGTATGAAGTTTGACCGTCAATAAAGATTGTATTATTATTTATTGTAGCCTTAGTTCCAAATACCATAGCTATCCCCTGCAATCCTGCCACAATATAATTAGAGTCAATAAGAGGTGTATATGTTGAGAAAAATGCACCAATGTTTATTCCCCTAAATTCCATATCAGTAAAAATACTATTACCTCTTATGATTGCACTTGAATTGAACAATTCTACACCAGTGTGAACATTTTCGAAAATATTCTTGTAAACAACAGGAACCTGCTCTCCTGTATACCCTACATAAGCCCCATACCTTGCATTTGTTATTCTGTTAAGAGCCACCAAACTATTTCCGCTACCAGCAAAACCATAACCCATTTCAGTATCGTAGTAAACCAATATCTGAAATCCCTTAAAGAGACAGCTATCTTTAACTTCAACAGAAATAAATCCTGTACTCGTTACAAGTTCCCTCGTATCAATCACGCAGCTATCCATACCTGCGCCAATTAGAGATAAACCGGGAATCATAACTACCTGCTCTTTGTAAGTGCCGTTGGCTACGTAAACAGTATCACCAAAGACGGAGATGTTAATGCACTCCATAATGCTGTCGGCGGCGGTCTCCCAGCTTGTGTAGGGCGGGGTGCTGCTGCCGGTAGGGCTTATGTAACGGACAGTCGCTTGCG
Above is a window of Ignavibacteriales bacterium DNA encoding:
- a CDS encoding right-handed parallel beta-helix repeat-containing protein, which produces MKPKIFLPLLLSFYILNCTLYIDAQATVRYISPTGSSTPPYTSWETAADSIMECINISVFGDTVYVANGTYKEQVVMIPGLSLIGAGMDSCVIDTRELVTSTGFISVEVKDSCLFKGFQILVYYDTEMGYGFAGSGNSLVALNRITNARYGAYVGYTGEQVPVVYKNIFENVHTGVELFNSSAIIRGNSIFTDMEFRGINIGAFFSTYTPLIDSNYIVAGLQGIAMVFGTKATINNNTIFIDGQTSYGIIGGNIDTVWIQNNTVTTEYARTGISNFVDPAFNYNNFTIGNFSFAGITAGNYNMVVNNNVMNSLKGFTVQPEQNPIFRYNNSWNNPVNYSGFTPDSTNLSVDPMVVSADSNNFHLQKFSPLIDTGDPNILDRDGSRSDIGLYGGPYGWSYTYNDLAPRPPHNLTAVVEDGLIKLTWNKNTEADFSHYRIYRDTVTNFIYDTTKIVGITSDTLFYDNLTITNTEKKYYYLLTAFDNQNNQSEPSEEVTVTITGLTEHPPIGDDGFRLLSNYPNPFNPSTIIPYRLKEPGYVKLYVYDVKGELVKTLVNQWQNKGYYEVVFQPNTEERERANSYEVPMGPYYSDIATGIYIYQIMVKGEGDIPVFSDMKKMILLK
- a CDS encoding T9SS type A sorting domain-containing protein, with translation MKTKIFLLLLLSLYIVNCTLYITLATVRYVSPTGSSTPPYTSWETAADSIMECINISVFGDTIYVANGTYIEKVTMIHGLTMIGAGIDSCIIDTRTISQFSDFNAITMKDECIVEGFHIIVRSSIGGNTGILSIPGPEDSLDFQGKIMNNKISMAGYGISSDNSFLTIKNNIIEDVSYGIDVFGLDTSVLDTIYNNYLFQIKTSGISTALAGRGIIFNNLIEMTSTINQGISTGSSGTSQVYNNFVLDSYVGISVGAVPDQAVCNIVSNNLGYGIWFSEQSIVNNNIVLGVQNGYYLSDGIQNIYFNNAWNCDYGYYNFTPDSTNLEVDPMLVNEDSLDFHLQKYSPMIDAGDPLIFDKDGTRSDIGFYGGPYGESYSYLDLAPRVPVNLNATLDSLTVGITWNKNTEADFNHYNVYRDTTKNFIIDSTNLFVSTDRNNLIDFLPDYLEKIYYKLTAIDNQGNESEPSEEVGFILTSITDNKQTISDYRLYQNYPNPFNPSTKISYRLKERGYVKLYVYDIKGELVSVLVNQTQEAGYYEVDFNVKGQTSNVQSDLASGIYIYQIMVRNEKDIPVFTDMKKMLLIK